A section of the Epinephelus moara isolate mb chromosome 3, YSFRI_EMoa_1.0, whole genome shotgun sequence genome encodes:
- the cxxc5a gene encoding CXXC-type zinc finger protein 5 isoform X1 — translation MSSGLSEGGRTEDQERSSCKQDSPVIERRNRSGIISEPLSKSLKKSRTLSQYTAVPSVTTNGHTDNNETKSHLAKPQPPPQPQPTVSALTAAKLDRTLEQVLEGQNGLLHFAQAAALLKRAGMEHMLLPGGMGVGVGGGDAGSGASDLEGTSVTDAVGGPVDFPYGVGGGFPFNPGLFIMTPAGVFLADSALHMAGLAEYPAQSELASAINSGKKKRKRCGMCPPCRRRINCEQCSSCRNRKTGHQICKFRKCEELKKKPSAALEKVMLPTGAAFRWFQ, via the coding sequence ATGTCTAGCGGGCTGTCGGAGGGGGGCCGGACAGAGGACCAGGAGCGGAGTAGCTGCAAACAGGACTCTCCTGTTATAGAGCGCAGAAACCGCAGTGGCATCATCAGTGAGCCCCTCAGTAAGAGCCTTAAGAAGTCCCGTACCCTCTCCCAGTACACAGCAGTCCCCTCCGTCACCACCAATGGACACACGGACAATAATGAGACTAAAAGCCACTTGGCCAAGCCTCAGCCACCCCCGCAGCCCCAGCCCACTGTCTCCGCACTGACAGCAGCCAAGTTGGACCGGACCCTAGAACAGGTTCTGGAGGGACAGAATGGCCTGCTGCACTTTGCCCAGGCAGCAGCACTGTTAAAGCGGGCCGGTATGGAGCACATGCTTCTGCCTGGGGGCATGGGAGTGGGAGTTGGCGGTGGAGACGCAGGCTCGGGGGCTAGCGACTTGGAGGGTACGTCTGTCACGGACGCCGTAGGTGGTCCTGTTGACTTCCCATATGGAGTAGGGGGTGGTTTCCCCTTCAACCCGGGGCTTTTCATCATGACGCCGGCTGGAGTGTTTCTGGCGGACAGCGCGCTACACATGGCCGGCCTGGCTGAGTACCCGGCGCAGAGCGAGCTGGCCTCTGCGATCAACTCCGGTAAAAAGAAGCGAAAACGTTGCGGCATGTGCCCACCTTGCCGACGGCGGATTAACTGCGAGCAATGCAGCAGCTGCCGAAATCGCAAAACAGGCCACCAGATCTGCAAGTTTCGCAAATGTGAGGAACTGAAGAAGAAGCCCTCTGCTGCTCTGGAG
- the cxxc5a gene encoding CXXC-type zinc finger protein 5 isoform X2: protein MSSGLSEGGRTEDQERSSCKQDSPVIERRNRSGIISEPLSKSLKKSRTLSQYTAVPSVTTNGHTDNNETKSHLAKPQPPPQPQPTVSALTAAKLDRTLEQVLEGQNGLLHFAQAAALLKRAGMEHMLLPGGMGVGVGGGDAGSGASDLEGTSVTDAVGGPVDFPYGVGGGFPFNPGLFIMTPAGVFLADSALHMAGLAEYPAQSELASAINSGKKKRKRCGMCPPCRRRINCEQCSSCRNRKTGHQICKFRKCEELKKKPSAALEVMLPTGAAFRWFQ from the coding sequence ATGTCTAGCGGGCTGTCGGAGGGGGGCCGGACAGAGGACCAGGAGCGGAGTAGCTGCAAACAGGACTCTCCTGTTATAGAGCGCAGAAACCGCAGTGGCATCATCAGTGAGCCCCTCAGTAAGAGCCTTAAGAAGTCCCGTACCCTCTCCCAGTACACAGCAGTCCCCTCCGTCACCACCAATGGACACACGGACAATAATGAGACTAAAAGCCACTTGGCCAAGCCTCAGCCACCCCCGCAGCCCCAGCCCACTGTCTCCGCACTGACAGCAGCCAAGTTGGACCGGACCCTAGAACAGGTTCTGGAGGGACAGAATGGCCTGCTGCACTTTGCCCAGGCAGCAGCACTGTTAAAGCGGGCCGGTATGGAGCACATGCTTCTGCCTGGGGGCATGGGAGTGGGAGTTGGCGGTGGAGACGCAGGCTCGGGGGCTAGCGACTTGGAGGGTACGTCTGTCACGGACGCCGTAGGTGGTCCTGTTGACTTCCCATATGGAGTAGGGGGTGGTTTCCCCTTCAACCCGGGGCTTTTCATCATGACGCCGGCTGGAGTGTTTCTGGCGGACAGCGCGCTACACATGGCCGGCCTGGCTGAGTACCCGGCGCAGAGCGAGCTGGCCTCTGCGATCAACTCCGGTAAAAAGAAGCGAAAACGTTGCGGCATGTGCCCACCTTGCCGACGGCGGATTAACTGCGAGCAATGCAGCAGCTGCCGAAATCGCAAAACAGGCCACCAGATCTGCAAGTTTCGCAAATGTGAGGAACTGAAGAAGAAGCCCTCTGCTGCTCTGGAG